Genomic segment of Paenibacillus polymyxa:
TTCCTGGTTTAACTGCCGAATGAGCTCTAAAATTTCAAGCTGGTAGTACATATCCAAATAGGTGGTCGGCTCATCCAAAAATAAAATTGGCGTCCGCTGTGCCAAGGCCATTGCAATCCATACACGCTGCCGTTCTCCTCCTGAGAGCTGATCCAACGTGCGAGTTCTACGTTCGTTCAGGTTAGTGCAGGCTATTGCCCACTCGATCGCCTCCTCATCCTCATCACGTCTCGCTGTGAACATGTTCTTATGCGGCAACCTTCCGAAGCTGACGAGCTTTTCTACAGTCAAGTCGGAAGGTGCCTCATTCTGCTGATGGACTACCGCCAGTTGACGGGCCAGCTCCTTGGGCTTGTAGTGGGCTATCTCCTTGCCGTCCAGAATCACCTGGCCCAAGCGGGGAACAGCATTGTTGGACATCACGCTGAGCAGCGTCGATTTGCCGCATCCATTGGGACCAATTATGGTCGTAATCCGTCCCGACTCAATAACAGCATTAATAGCGTGCAGACGATCCGTTTTCCGATCATATGTGAAGGTTATATCCTTAATGTCCATAGGTGCGATCCGCCTTTCTGATCAGGAATATCAGGAACGGCCCGCCAATGACGGCCATAATAATAGAAGCCGGGATTTCATTGGGAGCAAGCACCGTCCGCCCCAGTGTATCCGCGAGCAGCAGCAGCAAGCCGCCGCATAATGCAGAAAATGGAATCAGCCACTTATGATCCGAGCCAACTAGGTAGCGGGCACAATGCGGAACGAGCAGGCCGATAAAGGCAATTACTCCTGCGATGGCTGTAGCCGTTGCTGCAAGCAGCACTGCAATCACAGAAATCAAAAGTCGTGCGCGCGTTACATTGAATCCTAGATTTTTAGCTGTTTTATCTTGAAGGGACAAGAAATTGCACCAAGAGAACACGAGCATGGCTAAAATTAGCCCAATCCCGCCATAGGTCACAATAACCTCGACATCTACCCATTTTTTCATAGACAAGGTTGATGTAGTGACCTGGTTAATACTGGTGACCGCATAACTGCCTCGATAGTTAAACGACTGACCTAGACCGGAAAAAATGGCGTTCACAGCTACCCCGATCAGAATGAGACGAATCGGATGCAAGCCAGATTTCCACGAAAACCCATAAACCATTAGGCAGGCTAACGCACCTCCAATAAATGAAAAGAACGGCATCCAGAAATAAAGCGCCGGAAAGACCGTCACCGCAATCAGCGAGATCAATGCCGCTCCCGAAGAAATGCCGATAACCCCAGCATCCGCCAGCGGATTTTTCATGACGGCTTGCAGTAAAACACCCGCCACTGCAAGGGCTGCACCTGCCATTACGGACACGAAAATTCTCGGTAGTCTCAGGTCCTTGACCACATTCACCTGATCATCTGTACCTGTCCACAATCCGGTCACCAACTGACTCAAATCCACCTTGAGACTGCCTGTCATCGCTGAATACAGCATGACGCCAACGAGCAAGACAATTACAACAATAAGGCTCCAACCTTTTTTGGACATGTCATCAGCTTCCTTTAATTCGAAGGATACAGCATTTTCATCAGCTCAT
This window contains:
- a CDS encoding FecCD family ABC transporter permease; this encodes MSKKGWSLIVVIVLLVGVMLYSAMTGSLKVDLSQLVTGLWTGTDDQVNVVKDLRLPRIFVSVMAGAALAVAGVLLQAVMKNPLADAGVIGISSGAALISLIAVTVFPALYFWMPFFSFIGGALACLMVYGFSWKSGLHPIRLILIGVAVNAIFSGLGQSFNYRGSYAVTSINQVTTSTLSMKKWVDVEVIVTYGGIGLILAMLVFSWCNFLSLQDKTAKNLGFNVTRARLLISVIAVLLAATATAIAGVIAFIGLLVPHCARYLVGSDHKWLIPFSALCGGLLLLLADTLGRTVLAPNEIPASIIMAVIGGPFLIFLIRKADRTYGH
- a CDS encoding ABC transporter ATP-binding protein, which translates into the protein MDIKDITFTYDRKTDRLHAINAVIESGRITTIIGPNGCGKSTLLSVMSNNAVPRLGQVILDGKEIAHYKPKELARQLAVVHQQNEAPSDLTVEKLVSFGRLPHKNMFTARRDEDEEAIEWAIACTNLNERRTRTLDQLSGGERQRVWIAMALAQRTPILFLDEPTTYLDMYYQLEILELIRQLNQEHGLTIVMVLHDINQAIRYSDVMIAMKEGRIIANGPPTEVVTSELIQAVYDVEVVIKQDDEAGMYLIPIGVGVS